tTATAATTcgtttttaattagtttgcaACTGAGGCAAGATATGGATGTGATTTTTGCTTGCATAATTATGATCAGAATTTGGGAAATAATTCTGGAAAGCTGCCATGTCGTGTCCTATAGTTCATGCATCAGCAATTTAAACATGATTTTGGTAGTTGTATATAAATTCAAGTACATTTAGGAAAAATctgttgtttaaatatttaataacggtttatataacaaattatagGTATACAATATAGGTATAAatttacatatgtaaatatttttgaaatatatactatgtgtatattaacatttatacataaacagttcacacacacaatatttattttatttatttagcttttaatttaaattcagtgTTAAATGTAGGTATTTTAATGCTTCAAGGAATCAGGATGTGATCCGAGGTTTCTATTACTTTTTGACAGGTGGTCTGACAAAGGCGGACCGGGAACTGATTGTCGTCGCGACCAGTGCTCACAATCACTGCTTGTACTGTGTGGTATCCCACAGTGCATTGCACCGCATCTATTCCAAAAAACCCATGCTGGCCGATCAGGTACCTTAAGATTTCACAACACGTCCCGTAAAACCGTTTAACGCCCTCTCGGTCTGTTTTCCAAGAATATCATAAATAATACGAGTGGGCTTCTAATTGGTTTTACTGTTGCACAGGTGGCGGTTAATTACAGGGTTGCGGAGCTGAGCGGCCGTGAGAAAGCCATGCTGGACTTTGCTCTGACGGTCTGCAGGAGTGAGACGGTGACCGAAGAACATCTCGGCACCCTGGAGGCTCATGGTTTCGACCGAGAGGATATTTGGGACATCGCTGCCATCGCTGCTTTCTTTGCTCTGTCCAACCGCATGGCCCATCTGACAGACATGAGACCCAACACGGAGTTTTACAACATGGGGAGAGCGCCGAGAGACAAAGCTAAAGCCTCTGAGGGGCAGGGCAAGGACGAACAGACTCGTATAGATTAaagttctgtatttttttttttatcaccaaATCCTTCAATTCCTTCTCTAACTCTTTCACTAATGTTTGTACGCTAAGCTTTTACGCTTCTTTGATTACGCGCTTTCTGTGTTAATCTTTAGAATGGGAAATTCATCCTTGTGTCCTTTTTGTGGGTTAActttgtagttatttattaaaaagagagaGTTACACAAATGCATTCACAGATCACAATAACTTACAGCTGTGAGCAGGGTTATTggtatttaaaaactaaaaaaggagCAAAACACTTCacgttgtttaaaaaaaataaacactacctgaaataaaatggtatatatttaaagtttaacttattatttttatttagtttaatttgaagTACTGAACTAgcaaattaaattatgtaaaatttttaaaaacagcaagcaataaattacagaagcaaaaacaaaaacataaattcaaaacattcatGATAGTTTTATTGGTTATCtctgtaaaataacactggttttAGAGACAAAGCTTGGATGCATTTTTTTGAACGACTCTCTTTTGCAATCAGACAATCACCtaatttattagttatttcACTGATATTATTAGCTGCATTTATTAACTGAATAACAGAGTTGCTGATCAGGcaaacagaattatttttactatCTAAACCCATTTGCTTCAGCGCTGAGACGAAGCGTTAACGTTTTCTCTCCTAACCAGGTTTCAACAGGtcttctgaaatattttaaacaaaccatgctttatttgaaatgatttttgaCTTTTGTCATGAACTGGAGACTTATCATTTGCATGCAGCCAAACTTAAATggaaaaagtgaaacttgttaattttaaatttgaataaataatcaatttatttgtcatttgtttgAGTGATACGAACATTATTTTCCCTGATAAAACGAGTTTTCTCTGAAAGTGTTCATTGGGATTTTAAATGTTAGTCTGTAAATACTGGGCTGAATATATCCAGTGAAATTTCCAGGATTTCCAAAAACTTTATTTCCAGGAGGGTTTGTTAACAATATTACATTGTTAATATGT
The genomic region above belongs to Puntigrus tetrazona isolate hp1 chromosome 14, ASM1883169v1, whole genome shotgun sequence and contains:
- the si:ch211-175m2.5 gene encoding uncharacterized protein si:ch211-175m2.5, with protein sequence MSLRGVLKLTRRLNVGFLYSLSPASRAGVKTADTHKRHSSSSSSSSELISRYPVPNRKNLPFDIVELMEEVEQKGGFLPNVFKALAHRPAEFRAFFSYYNALMNKESGGLTKADRELIVVATSAHNHCLYCVVSHSALHRIYSKKPMLADQVAVNYRVAELSGREKAMLDFALTVCRSETVTEEHLGTLEAHGFDREDIWDIAAIAAFFALSNRMAHLTDMRPNTEFYNMGRAPRDKAKASEGQGKDEQTRID